Genomic DNA from Haloplanus sp. HW8-1:
AATCGGATCATGCGGACCAGGTACCGCCGCTGTCGGTGTCCGCCGCCGCGACGCTCACCGACCGAATCATCGACAACGTCGAGGAGGTCATCGTGGGCCAACACGACGCCGTCGAACACATTCTGGTCGCGGTCCTCGCTCGTGGTCACCTCCTCCTCGAGGACGTGCCCGGCGTCGGCAAGACGGTCCTCGGGCGCGCCGTCGCCACCTCCGTCGACTGCTCGTTCAAGCGCGTCCAGTTCACGCCCGACCTCCTCCCCTCGGACGTCACCGGCGTCAACGTGTTCAACCAGAAGACCCGGGAGTTCGAGTTCCGTCCCGGTCCCGTCTTCGCGAACGTCGTCCTCGGCGACGAGATCAACCGCGCGCCACCGAAAACACAGGCCGCGCTGCTGGAGGCGATGGCCGAAGAGCAGGTAACCGTCGACGGGGAGACCCGCGCCCTGCCCGACCCCTTCACCGTCATCGCGACACAGAACGACGTGGAGCCCGGGCGCACGTACGACCTCCCGATGGCCGAAATCGACCGCTTCATGAAGAAACTCCGCCTGGGCTACCCGAACGAGGACGAGGAAACGGCGCTGCTGGAGCGAGTCGCCGGGGACCACCCCATCGAATCGCTCGACTCCGTTGCGAGCCTGGACGACCTCCGGGGCGCCCGCCGGACCGTCGCGGACGTCACGCTGAGCGAACCCATCCGGCGATACGTCTCGCGGCTGGCGACACACACCCGCGAGAACGCGACCCTCGGCGTGAGTCCCCGGGGCGCCATCGCGCTCGTCCGTGCCGCACAGGCTCGCGCGGTGCTGAACGGCCGCGACTATGCCGTCCCCGACGACGTTCAGACGGAGGCACCGAGCGTCTGGAGCCACCGCATCGATGCCGATCGACCGGGACGCGACGTCGTCGACGCCGCGCTGGCGAGCGTCGTGGTGGAGTGAGATGCCGCCGCGCATCCTCCCGACGCGACGTGGTCTCGCCGTCGTCGCCGTCGCAGGCGCCGGGTTCGCCATGGGGGCGACGTTCGGCCCGCGGTCGCTCGACGCCGTCGTCCTCCCGGCCGGCATCGTCCTCCTCGCCGCGGGCGTCCAGCTCGCCCTACTCGATTCACCCCGTGCCGAGCGTACGACCCCGCCGGCCGGCGATCCGGGTTCGACGCGGACGGTTCGGCTCGCCGTCGCCACCGACACTCCCGTCACCGCCGTCGTCCACGATCGCCTCCCCGACGGTGTCGAC
This window encodes:
- a CDS encoding AAA family ATPase produces the protein MTDAGIPESDHADQVPPLSVSAAATLTDRIIDNVEEVIVGQHDAVEHILVAVLARGHLLLEDVPGVGKTVLGRAVATSVDCSFKRVQFTPDLLPSDVTGVNVFNQKTREFEFRPGPVFANVVLGDEINRAPPKTQAALLEAMAEEQVTVDGETRALPDPFTVIATQNDVEPGRTYDLPMAEIDRFMKKLRLGYPNEDEETALLERVAGDHPIESLDSVASLDDLRGARRTVADVTLSEPIRRYVSRLATHTRENATLGVSPRGAIALVRAAQARAVLNGRDYAVPDDVQTEAPSVWSHRIDADRPGRDVVDAALASVVVE